The following are encoded together in the Acidobacteriota bacterium genome:
- the ftsL gene encoding cell division protein FtsL → MVDRVGNNQKIRERRWKFPRGVLLLMLVFGVLFFYLWEQVEIMKLGYRIDELNKKREKLLEEKRRLSLEKAFLSSPERIERIAKTKLGMRYPKPEEVIIIGEENKKR, encoded by the coding sequence ATGGTGGACAGGGTGGGAAATAATCAGAAGATAAGGGAAAGGAGATGGAAGTTCCCTCGGGGCGTCCTTCTTCTTATGCTCGTTTTTGGGGTTCTCTTTTTCTATCTTTGGGAGCAGGTGGAGATAATGAAGCTCGGCTATCGAATAGACGAACTCAATAAGAAGAGGGAAAAGCTGCTCGAGGAGAAAAGGAGGCTTTCTCTGGAAAAGGCTTTCCTAAGTTCCCCTGAGAGGATAGAAAGGATTGCTAAAACGAAACTTGGAATGCGGTATCCCAAGCCAGAAGAGGTGATAATCATCGGCGAGGAGAATAAGAAGAGATAG
- a CDS encoding phospho-N-acetylmuramoyl-pentapeptide-transferase: protein MLYKLLYGLHDYISPFNVFRYITFRTALSVLTALIISFFFGPYVIRKLSALSLRQRVREETPKRHQKEKEGVPTMGGILILISIIIPTFLWIDLGNKFFWLLLTATLLFGVLGFVDDYIKAVKGNPKGLTIKMKLIGEIAIALFVGAVLYYLAGKGMFSTRISFPFIKQLNPDLGWGYILFSVLVLVGSSNAVNFTDGLDGLAIGAVLIASATYTVLTYVAGHYIAANYLLIPYVRGVGEITIFGGAMVGASLGFLWFNCYPAKIFMGDVGSLALGGAIGTIALIIKQEILLVIVGGLFVIEALSVIIQIVSYRLYGKRVFRMAPLHHHFELLGWEEPKVIVRFWIIAIIFALISLSTLKLR from the coding sequence ATGCTCTATAAGCTTCTTTACGGGCTTCATGATTACATATCGCCCTTCAATGTCTTCCGTTATATAACCTTCAGGACCGCGCTTTCCGTGCTTACCGCTCTTATCATAAGCTTTTTCTTCGGTCCTTATGTCATAAGGAAACTCAGCGCTCTCTCCCTGAGGCAGAGGGTGAGGGAGGAGACGCCCAAGCGTCATCAGAAGGAGAAGGAGGGTGTTCCCACGATGGGGGGCATTCTCATCCTTATCTCCATTATCATCCCTACCTTCCTCTGGATCGATCTGGGAAACAAGTTCTTCTGGCTCCTTCTCACCGCTACCCTCCTTTTCGGTGTCCTTGGTTTTGTCGATGATTACATAAAGGCGGTTAAGGGCAATCCAAAGGGCCTCACCATAAAGATGAAGCTCATCGGGGAGATCGCCATTGCTCTCTTTGTGGGGGCGGTGCTCTATTATCTTGCCGGGAAGGGGATGTTTTCCACCAGGATAAGCTTCCCCTTCATCAAACAGCTCAACCCCGATCTCGGCTGGGGCTATATCCTTTTTTCCGTTCTCGTCCTTGTGGGTTCGTCAAACGCGGTCAATTTCACCGATGGGCTCGACGGATTGGCTATCGGCGCGGTGCTCATCGCCTCGGCAACCTACACCGTCCTTACCTATGTTGCCGGACATTATATAGCGGCGAACTACCTCCTCATTCCTTATGTTCGTGGGGTAGGGGAGATCACCATCTTCGGTGGAGCGATGGTCGGGGCGAGCCTCGGCTTCCTCTGGTTCAACTGTTATCCCGCGAAGATATTTATGGGGGATGTGGGCTCCCTCGCCTTGGGCGGGGCTATTGGCACCATTGCCCTTATCATCAAGCAGGAGATACTTCTGGTGATTGTAGGCGGTTTATTCGTCATTGAAGCTCTCTCGGTGATCATCCAGATAGTCTCCTACCGCCTATACGGGAAGAGGGTATTTCGGATGGCTCCTCTGCACCACCATTTCGAGCTTCTTGGCTGGGAGGAGCCAAAGGTGATCGTAAGGTTCTGGATCATAGCTATCATCTTTGCCCTTATAAGCTTGAGTACCTTG
- the rsmH gene encoding 16S rRNA (cytosine(1402)-N(4))-methyltransferase RsmH: protein MEPEVYHKPVLVKEVVEQLVVDPDGFYIDCTVGEGGHSLAILARLSERGRLLGIDRDPEVIEVARGRLSSFSSRVRLLSSDYRRLPEILKEGGYPPPSGILFDLGLSSFQLFRPERGFSFSLPGPLDMRFDRSSGMSASELVNRLSEGELEEIIREYGEEREARRIARAIVRARRKKKIEETTELAEIIVDAMRRRRWRIHPATRTFQALRIAVNDELTGLDEVLEQAVRLLKKGGRLVVIAFHSLEDRVVKRVMRRLSKLDPPLLRLVNKKVIRPGRDEVRENPRARSARMRVGERL, encoded by the coding sequence ATGGAGCCTGAGGTTTATCATAAACCTGTTTTAGTGAAGGAGGTGGTCGAGCAGTTAGTAGTTGATCCGGATGGGTTTTACATCGATTGTACCGTTGGGGAAGGGGGGCATTCATTGGCGATCTTAGCCCGTCTTTCAGAGAGAGGGAGGCTTCTCGGTATCGACCGCGACCCCGAGGTGATCGAGGTGGCGAGAGGGAGGCTTTCTTCATTTTCATCGCGGGTTCGTCTCCTTTCCTCCGATTACCGAAGGCTTCCTGAGATATTGAAAGAGGGAGGATATCCTCCACCTTCGGGCATCCTTTTTGACCTCGGCCTCTCCTCGTTCCAGCTTTTTAGGCCTGAGCGAGGGTTCAGCTTTTCCCTTCCCGGACCCCTCGATATGAGGTTCGATCGGAGCTCGGGGATGTCCGCCTCAGAGCTGGTGAATCGACTCTCCGAAGGAGAGCTTGAAGAGATAATAAGAGAATACGGCGAGGAGCGAGAGGCAAGGAGGATCGCGAGGGCGATCGTGAGGGCAAGGAGGAAGAAGAAGATAGAGGAAACCACCGAGCTGGCGGAGATCATAGTGGATGCGATGAGGAGAAGAAGGTGGCGGATACACCCAGCAACCAGGACTTTCCAAGCCCTTCGCATCGCAGTGAACGATGAGCTTACCGGTCTCGATGAGGTTTTGGAGCAGGCGGTGAGACTTCTTAAGAAGGGGGGGAGATTGGTGGTAATTGCCTTTCATTCCCTTGAGGATAGGGTAGTAAAGCGGGTTATGAGGCGTCTTTCCAAGCTGGATCCACCCCTTCTCCGGCTGGTGAATAAGAAGGTGATTCGTCCCGGAAGGGATGAAGTAAGGGAGAACCCGCGGGCGAGAAGTGCCCGGATGCGAGTGGGAGAACGGCTATAA
- a CDS encoding UDP-N-acetylmuramoyl-L-alanyl-D-glutamate--2,6-diaminopimelate ligase, which produces MKLEELLNSVEIVEVKGDLSTEIDGISYNSKRVKEGYIFIAIKGEKTDGNRFIPEAIERGAKAVVSEDDPKGGLVDSIPYVKVADARRAMAKVSANFFKRPSEELTLIGVTGTNGKTTYTYLMEAILNEAGLPAGRIGTISYSVGGRKIVASRTTPEAPDIEGFLREMVSSGMKACVMEVSSHALELHRVDELSFDVATFTNLTRDHLDYHKTMENYFKAKLKLFELTRKNGGKGVVNIDDPFGQRIIKLPSFPRVSYGFSAKADVHPEDYRLSRSGIAGEIITPKGTLKLHSSLLGRPNLYNILAAVATSIALDLPLDKVRSGIEKVRSIPGRFEIVDEGQDFTVIVDYAHTDDALRNLLVTVGELAPRRIITVFGCGGDRDKGKRPLMGSYAVKHSDIVIVTSDNPRSEDPMAIIKEIEEGIVNTVEKRGGYIIEPDRRKAIELAIDYARRGDFVVLAGKGHEDYQILGDKVIHFDDREVAREMIWRKRGRG; this is translated from the coding sequence ATGAAGCTTGAGGAACTGCTCAATTCGGTGGAGATAGTGGAGGTTAAAGGGGATCTCTCTACGGAGATCGATGGTATCAGCTACAACTCGAAGAGGGTGAAAGAAGGCTATATCTTCATAGCCATAAAGGGGGAGAAGACTGACGGAAACCGCTTCATACCTGAGGCGATAGAGAGAGGAGCGAAAGCTGTCGTCTCGGAAGATGATCCCAAAGGAGGGCTGGTGGATAGCATCCCCTATGTGAAGGTGGCGGATGCGAGGAGGGCAATGGCTAAGGTCTCTGCCAACTTCTTTAAGCGCCCGAGCGAGGAACTCACCCTCATCGGGGTCACCGGGACCAATGGGAAGACCACTTACACCTACTTGATGGAGGCGATATTGAACGAGGCGGGTCTCCCCGCCGGGAGGATCGGCACCATCTCCTATTCGGTGGGGGGAAGAAAGATCGTCGCCTCCCGCACCACTCCGGAGGCGCCGGATATCGAGGGTTTTTTAAGGGAGATGGTCTCCTCCGGGATGAAGGCGTGTGTGATGGAGGTCTCCTCCCATGCCCTGGAACTCCATCGGGTGGATGAGCTCTCTTTTGATGTCGCTACCTTCACCAACCTTACCCGGGACCACCTCGACTACCACAAGACGATGGAGAACTACTTCAAAGCGAAGTTAAAGCTATTTGAGCTCACGAGGAAAAATGGAGGAAAAGGGGTGGTTAACATCGATGATCCCTTCGGGCAGAGGATTATCAAGCTTCCCTCCTTCCCCAGGGTGAGCTACGGTTTTTCCGCCAAGGCTGATGTTCATCCGGAGGATTACCGGCTCTCCCGTTCCGGGATTGCCGGCGAGATAATAACCCCGAAGGGGACGCTCAAACTTCATTCGTCCTTACTTGGGAGGCCCAATCTCTACAATATCCTGGCAGCGGTTGCCACTTCTATCGCCCTCGATCTACCGCTCGATAAGGTGAGGTCGGGGATCGAAAAGGTGAGATCGATCCCGGGAAGGTTTGAAATAGTGGATGAAGGTCAGGACTTCACCGTGATCGTCGATTACGCCCATACCGACGATGCCCTGCGTAACCTGCTGGTGACCGTAGGCGAGCTTGCTCCTCGGCGGATAATCACCGTCTTCGGTTGTGGTGGTGATAGGGATAAGGGAAAGAGACCGCTTATGGGCTCCTATGCGGTGAAGCATTCCGATATCGTGATCGTAACATCGGATAACCCCCGTTCCGAGGATCCAATGGCGATAATAAAGGAGATAGAGGAGGGGATCGTAAACACCGTGGAGAAAAGGGGGGGGTACATTATCGAGCCCGATCGAAGAAAGGCGATCGAGCTCGCCATAGATTATGCCCGGCGGGGCGATTTCGTCGTCCTCGCGGGAAAGGGGCATGAGGATTATCAAATACTGGGCGACAAGGTGATCCACTTCGATGACCGGGAGGTCGCCCGGGAGATGATCTGGAGGAAGAGGGGGAGGGGGTAA
- a CDS encoding UDP-N-acetylmuramoyl-tripeptide--D-alanyl-D-alanine ligase, translated as MALLSAGQIARYSRGRIVSGSPDTLISSYSLDSRGIKGKELFFAIKGERFDGHDFVIDALKKGAVGAVVERGRAPVEISGEPLIIEVADTTRALQDLAASVRREYRVKVVGISGSTGKTTTKDITYSLLSSSFRAKKSIGNLNNLYGLPLSLLSLEEGDELFVAEMGMSRSGELSRLCEIAEPEIGVLTNISLVHREFFPDIKAIARAKKELLDGLTGERIAVLNRDDPLIREISEDFPGRKVWFGLKGKAEVSAYNISPKGLSGTALTIDYGGRKKDYFLPLIGFHNVMNLLAALATAYAFSLSLEDIALGLSQITPSPMRGQVINFREGFTVIDESYNSNPEALSAVLFWFRELSGFSRKIAVLGDMLELGDVAEEAHREAGRKASSSGLSLLIGVGELARLLVEEARSSGMDEGSLFHFPGAAEAAEFLVPRIKEGDVILVKGSRGIKTDIVVSRIRERYHEEETDAL; from the coding sequence ATGGCATTGCTCTCGGCAGGGCAGATTGCAAGGTATTCTCGGGGAAGGATAGTCTCCGGTTCCCCTGATACCCTTATCTCCTCCTATTCTCTCGATTCAAGAGGGATAAAGGGAAAGGAGCTTTTCTTCGCCATCAAAGGGGAAAGGTTTGATGGGCACGATTTCGTAATCGACGCCCTAAAAAAGGGAGCGGTTGGCGCAGTTGTTGAGCGGGGGAGAGCACCCGTTGAGATTTCTGGGGAACCCCTGATCATAGAGGTGGCTGATACCACCCGCGCCCTCCAGGACCTCGCCGCTTCGGTGAGGAGGGAGTACAGGGTGAAGGTGGTAGGAATAAGCGGTAGTACCGGAAAGACGACGACCAAAGACATCACCTACAGCCTTCTTTCCTCCTCGTTCCGGGCGAAAAAAAGCATCGGGAACCTGAACAACCTTTATGGGCTTCCCCTTTCTCTCCTTTCCCTTGAAGAGGGGGACGAGCTCTTCGTAGCGGAGATGGGGATGAGCCGTTCCGGGGAGCTTAGCCGGCTCTGTGAGATAGCCGAGCCGGAGATCGGCGTCCTTACGAATATCTCTTTGGTTCATCGGGAGTTCTTTCCCGATATTAAGGCGATCGCCCGCGCCAAGAAGGAGCTACTCGATGGGCTCACGGGAGAGAGGATAGCGGTTTTGAACCGGGACGATCCCCTGATCAGGGAGATAAGCGAGGACTTCCCTGGGAGGAAGGTCTGGTTTGGGTTAAAGGGGAAAGCGGAGGTGAGCGCGTATAATATTTCGCCCAAGGGGCTTTCCGGAACCGCGCTAACCATCGATTATGGTGGGAGAAAGAAGGACTACTTCCTTCCCTTGATCGGGTTTCACAATGTGATGAACCTACTCGCCGCCCTTGCCACCGCTTATGCCTTTTCCCTTTCCTTGGAGGATATCGCTTTAGGGCTCTCCCAGATAACCCCCTCCCCAATGCGGGGGCAGGTGATCAATTTCCGGGAGGGGTTCACCGTGATCGATGAGAGCTATAATTCGAACCCCGAAGCGCTCTCTGCGGTTCTTTTCTGGTTCAGGGAGCTTTCCGGTTTTTCTCGAAAGATAGCCGTCCTTGGGGATATGCTTGAGCTGGGCGATGTTGCAGAGGAGGCGCATCGGGAGGCGGGGAGGAAAGCCTCCTCCTCAGGGCTCTCTCTCCTCATCGGGGTGGGTGAGCTCGCCAGATTGCTGGTTGAGGAGGCAAGGTCTTCGGGAATGGATGAGGGCTCTCTCTTCCATTTCCCCGGTGCTGCTGAAGCGGCGGAGTTCCTCGTTCCCCGAATAAAGGAGGGAGATGTCATCTTGGTTAAAGGGTCCCGGGGGATAAAGACCGACATAGTTGTATCCCGGATCCGGGAGCGCTACCACGAGGAGGAGACCGATGCTCTATAA